Part of the Denticeps clupeoides chromosome 3, fDenClu1.1, whole genome shotgun sequence genome, ACAGTTTAATGGCAGGCTCTGGTACAAGGActagaataaaaatattgtgaaaacCACCGAGTGCTCTGGGGCCATGCCCAGCAAGTCACAGTAGCACTGAACCTTAGCATGTCTATTCTATCAGAAGTGGGCAAATGTACATCCAATTACTACCATAGAGTTGATTTACATTTGCTTACAAGTAAGCGACTTACATGtgtgctttaaatatccatcattgaaatcccacgtttggttcactaggacccgatctTTAGATACCGTTCGCATAACAACTCAGAACCAAACCATTTTTATATTGAATATAGAAAGTGTACTTGAAAGATTAAGAGCTCTTTAATTCCTAATTCTAAAAAAGGTTTTGCCTCTAGATATGgatgtctaataaatgctgtaaatgtaaatgaagccaCCATGATTGCAATATGACCTTAATTTACAGTATTCGTTTACTTAAGTTGGCAAAATATGATGAAAGTGGGAATGAAACACACAAATCTACCTGGATCTACAGAGTGGACCTGATGCTGGATGACCGCAATGACACTGATGCCTGTGACCACAGTGACACCAATCATCTGTAGTCGAATGTCAAGCCACTGCATGGCAGCATTGCTGACAAACACGCAGCGCTGGTTCTGCTCCAGCCGTGTTTCATTCTCCTCCTGAAACCTGAACAAAGGCCCATCAATCACAGCACATCTGCCCAGACGACTGTAGACCAACATTTTGTGTACATTGTGAAACATTAGGGGCAATTACAGAAATTTCCATTAGGCCAAATGCTAGCCCCGCTAACCTTTcggtgctgctgctggctcTGATGGTCCCCAGGCCGCTGAGGGTCTCAGAGAAATGAGAGTAGATGGGTGAGAGCGTGAGGCTGCAGAGGCGCTTCAGTTCACGTGAGGTATGCCTGTAGAAATGCTGTGTTCGGAAGTACAATGCCCCTAGAGGCAGAAGGGGGAGCAGCACCCAGGGCAGCCCATACGCCATCACCACCAACATGCCCAGGAGGCTGAAGATGTTGGCCAACAAGATGTTGAGGATGAAGGGCAGCGAGTCATCTATGCTGTACATGTCCGAGGAgaagcggttaaggatgcggcccagTGGTGTGATGTcaaaaaatgtcactgtggCCTGGTGGGCAGACaaagacatttacatataaaacaaGGCTAAACAAGGCTAGTATTCGATATAGTCCTCTAGTATATCTAGATTCTTCAACCTTGAGTATTTGGTTCAGTAGCTTTTTGTGAATGATGGTGGCAGCACAGATGGCCCCATAAGCAAAGAGGAAGGAGCGAGCAGCTGTGAACACAGTGTTAGCTGCTGCAATGGAGCCATACACAGTCATGTAGAACTTCAGATCCGAACTTAGGTTAAAGGGTGATGTATCTCTTGAGGTCAAGGGGACCCTGTTTGGTGAGATGAAATGCAGTTACAACTAGTACAACTAGCTTCTCAGCATGTGAAATTacaaaaacagaagaaagaagCATAGAatttaaatcaaatgtaaaaaagaaaagaactcaCATCAGTGTtgcagaagagaaaagaagatgaagaggatTGCAGTGTACAGTTACATGATCAACATCAGCAGTAGTGTTGCTTTTCAAATGGGATATCCAATGGGACAGCCACCAGTCTGAGACATTCTTCGAGGCTGAAAATAAGAAACACAAACAGGGACTATTCTTACAATCAATGACCTTATTTAGATACAGATTTAACATGTATCACAAGACAATCAACAGGAAATACCAATCTACATTATTTCTATTACTGAAATCATAACAATgaagaatatatatacatacatacacacacacattatatatatatatgagagagagagagaacaagaggGCCCAATATAtacattcagaatatgtgtatgtatgtgtatatgtatttttagtaCATTTAGCAACTGTGATGAAAACTTGTTTCCATGTAACTGACTATAGTTTTAGTGTCATCGTTGTGAAAGACAAAAGTTAACTGAAAACATCTCTGGAGATGTTTTAGTGTGCCTGTCTTCTCCCAGGTCTTCCCCCAAATCTGGACGTAGGTGCAACGGTAGTATACCGGTCTATAGTTTAGCACAGCAAACGTTCCTGTTTACCATGTCCAAGAACTCTTGTTTATGAACATATTCATTATACCTTgcatgagaaagagagaaaatagGACGGAAAAAGCAAGGGTCCCGCCAACTGCATGCCAGTAAGAACGGTAAATGGTCCAAGCCAGCCCACCGGACTGCTTCCGCTCTTCCCCCAAAATGACTGGCTCCTGgtcaacagccatgtcactcagcacctcttcttcctcctcttcctctcgaTCTGTAACATTCAGATCAAAGTTACTTCAAATAATGAATATATAGAGTAATGATCAATTTCATATGCAACTATATCCAAGCAAACTCACGCTTGTCTTTAATATTGCTATCATTTTTCAGATTCTTCGGAGCTGCTGAAACCAGAGGGAGGACCTCGCTGGGTGTTCCTTGATCAAAGCAATGGAAATGTATGCAAAGTTAGATAACAGGCACACTAATTCAAAAAAATGTTGAGACTTAACATATTCTATAGACTACATATGCAAATTAACAAACTGATgtttcaaattacatttacacaatataaacatttaattacaattacatACTGTGTCCAAACACTTGTAACACAAAACAGAACTCTACAAATGCACAATTACAAAATATCATAAACCTGTTGTGGTGATTGTCCCATTGTCCATTAGAACCACCACATCTGCTTTGTCCAGAAACTCAATGCGGTGTGTACAAAGAATTCTCGTCTTGGGTCTGAGGATTCCCATGATGCATTTGTCCATAAGGTGTTGGGCGACATTTGCATCAACTGACGCTAATGGATCGTCAAGTAGGTAAACATCTTTATCCTATTTTtgtgaaaaattatttttaaaatatatacacctTATCATGCTCTGCAATTAATGCTATTACTATGATGACcatcatttgaaaaaaattcgCACATTTACATGTCTACTGTGATTTTACCATGTAAACAGCCCGAGCCAGGGCGAGTCGGTTCCTCTGTCCTCCACTTAGCGTCACTCCATTCTCCCCCACTTCTGTTCTGTCCCCAGCTGGGAAAATCTGTCATGTTTATGGGAAGTTATGTTCATGGGAAATCTTCAAAACGTTTTCTTTAGTAACTGGAAAAATAATATGTAGGGAATAATCTCACATTAAGATCATCACTCAAGGCACAAGCCTCAATAACCGACTGGTAGAAATTTTGGTCAAATTCCCGCCCAAAAAGGATGTTATCTCGCACAGTTCCATGCTGGAGCCAAGGCTCCTGAGCAGCCAGTCCAAAACCCCCAGCCCTGCCTTGGACGTACAGTGAACCACCAgttctacaaaaaaaacaaaaaaaaaacagtaatattcACATTGTGACCTTCATGTAAGAACATTCTGTTGCATTAGTAAAACAAAGTcattacacttttacactttaccTCTCAAGTTCTCCAGAAATCGCTGCCAACAAAGAGCTTTTTCCACAGCCAACTTTGCCAACTATGGCAACAAGGGAGCCCTATCCAACATAGTCAtgtgatcatttttttgttccttgTTATCATTATGGTTcactaaatgaaaataaaaatgaatctaAATTCAGCGAAAACCTTTGTGATGGTGAGGTTAAGGGAGTGCAGTGACAGACTTCCAGATGGTGAACCGCTGCTTGTCAGCTCTTCAGGATGATGGGATGAGCTGTTTGGTGCTTGCCATGAAAATTCAGCCTGGCACATCTGAATTACAGAGCAAGGGTCTTCAGGAGTCTCTTTGGTGGGACACAAGGatttttaattgaaatgctAAACTACATACACAGATTGATATAATTTGCTGTTCTAGAGGCATGGATGAGAACAACGTATCTTCATCAGGAGCAACTGTGCACCCCTGAGATTACAAGTATGTGGCAATATTCTGCACCTTGTTGGTAGTAAGAGTTCATGTCTTGATTTTGTAGTCTGAGAAAGTGCTGGATGCGGTCCAGTGACACCTTGGCCTCCAGAGTGCCGTTGAGAACCCAGGGGAAGCTGTTGAGTGGAAGGATGAGCATGCCCACAAGAGCCAGAGTGGTGAATACCTGCATGTCACAGGGAAAGTCATTAAAGCATTAAGTTCCCATTTTATTTCCTTCATAACCCtttttaattgaaacaaatATCTCACATTTGACTGTGAATACATATACTGTAATTATTCAGATGGacaatgaaatatataaaatagtgGTTCTCAGAAACTCAGAGTACTGCATCAGAAAATATTTGGCTCTCTGAGTACCACCTCTGTGACTGACAGTAAAGTACAGTAGCATTGAGCTAATACATAAATACGATTTGTTACTGACTATAATCCACTGTGAACACTGTAGTGAAACACACAGCCCATGAGGATCTTAACTGAACTACATTGAGGATATGAACAACAATAATTTTCTAAATACACAGACGTTTTGaaaattaaaggtcccctattattttttggttttatatagATCTTAGTGGAccctgaagtctctttctgaaattacaGCTGCTTTTAGACAGTCCCACAATGGGATTTCACCAGAATGGGCCGTTTAGGTggctgtagctttaaatgcaaatgaggaggagaggcaattacatcaacacttcctgtttggcacatttctagccactgcaggaccatagacaggctaggggaactcgtatcaatgttaaataatctcacaaagtgaaattttcataatagaggATGTTTAACTATAATCTCAGAGAGTCCTGGTGAAGGACCACCAGTGTTATCACAATCCAGTGGTCTAGACAAAATAGCAGAGTCAGAATTAGTATTTTCCTCTTCATATTTTTGAGGGGATTACTGACCTTAGCAGCAGTCAGCTGGTGCCCAAGCAGCACATAGGTGATGAAGGTGAGGATGGAGATGACCACCGGTAAAGCTGcccatgtgtacacacacacagcatccaagTACTTAATGGTCTTGAGGTGGGCCAGCTCCTGCTCACGACACTTGCTGATCTTCTGAGCAAAGTGCTCTTCCCAGTTGTAGAATTTAAGGACTCGAATTCCAAACAGCATCTCTGTCATTAACTTCGGAGACAAAAGTCACAAGttagaaaaatgtgttttcattcaAGAAACAGCCAAAGTAAACTggcctgccaaaaaaaaaaactcatttatgGTTGCACCACTTTTAGCTTTGACTATAGCATGTTTGAGAAGGTTTTAGTCAGtccttaaatttttttattttcttgattAAAGTCAATCATTTCAACCTGCTGAAGATCAATTACATATTTTCCACAATCATGGGAAATCGTGGTTTCCCTGCATCATTTCAAGTTAAATCAAATATCAGCTGAAAACACAATCTTGGTGGTACACCAAATATTGAGACTTTGGCACATTTTCACTCACTTTGTTGGCAGTGGTTTAGatattaatggctgtgtgttgtcccaaggatataaatatttcccataatatgaggggtgtactcacttttgagTTTTTCCAAATTGTATGATGTCTACTGGTATCAGGGTTGGAGTAATACTGATTTGATTGCTTTTTGGCTAATTCATTGATTTGTGAGAGTATGATCTACCTTCACTCGGCTATCCTTGTGGGTCAGCATGTGCTTGTTGTTTTCCAGGATTTGAGAAGCCAGGACTTTATTGAGTGGCACCAGAAGAATGGCCACTCCGAGGCCACCTAAGAATGCCACGCCCACCTGCAGGTACAGCAGATAAAGAGCCAGAGCAAACTGGAAGGGGAGACTCCACACCTCGTGAAAGCTGTTGAAAAAGTTGACCAGTCGGTCCGTGTCGGTGCTCATGAAGTTGACGACCTCTCCCAAATTAAAGTTTGCTAGTGCTGCACCGCTGACCTGCAGGGCCTTGCTATAAATGGTGGACACCACAGCTGCACGTGCCTCCAGTGACACTTTGGACACCTGAAAGACAAATACGTTGCGGAAAAAAGCCGAGAAAAAGGTGCTGGCGAAGAGTCCTACAGCACACCACACCCCTCTACTGACTGGAGCCTCTTTGGCCTCCATGAACCCAACAAGGCTGCTGAGGAGTAGGGGTCCGGCAAAGGAGAGCATGCTGGCGGCTAGCTTCAGCAGCCCCAGCAGGTAGTAATGCAGGCCAAAAGCTTTATGTAGCACCCGCAGGAGACTCACATTCTGACTGTCCTCCACATACGGCCTTACGAAATCTGGGTCAGTCCATGAGCCTTTCTGCAGCGCCCTATCTCCAGGCTCTCGCCTTGCCTCGTGCCCATCTCCTTCTGCTGCCCTCTGATGGTAGTCCTCCCAGCACTGCAGGAAGCGCCTGTAGACAGCCCCCGTGCGCAGTCTGTAGGGGAGCTGATACACGTCGTCGGGCCTTTCCAGTTCCCCGCGTTGGCCCCGCAAAAGTAAGGGGTTCAACCAGAGGTAAAGCAAAGAGGAGAGCCAACTGCTCCCCTCTCCTGCAACCATCTCACCCACATCTGTCTCAACAGGAAGAAGGCGGCACCGATCTGTGGTGTTGACAGGCATGGATTCGTCATGGTCACCATGGCAGGGAAAGACATATGCCAACAGGTACATTAGGAGCAGGACCGCCCTTGTTACTGCAAGAGCTAATCGTGACACTTTGAGGACCTGGGAGAGGTCAATATACGTACGGTCCCGGACCTTCGCTGCGACAATCAGAGCTGTGTTTGGAATCAGCAGAATAACCAGTGTGACTAACAGAAGGGGACCCCTTGTCCATTTATACACGGACCTTCGCAAAACTACCAGAGTGCAAAAGTGAAGCAGCCAGGCAATGATGGCACAGCCATCAGCCAAGATGTCCAGGTACACATCCGGGTCCCACAGAAGGGCCACGGCCACTAAATCCCCGATGAAGAGCAGAAGTAACAGCAGCGCTGCGGCTGCCCTGAAGATCCAGCCACGTGCCACAGACGACTGACGGAGGCTGCATCTGAAAACATGTTGAGGAAATCATGTTGATTCATTCATGCGTTCATcatataaaaaatgcaacactTCACCTATTGAACACAGCTTACCGAGGCGTGGCCAAGAAGCAGGCACTGAAAACCGCAATGGCAGCATGTGGCAGGGATCCCAACAGCAGCTGATTAAAACAGGGGCTGAAGGTTCCATTCTGCCAGACTGGAAACGGGTCGTCAGCATCCGTGTGACAGAGACCTCCGATTAAGGCAGCCGGAGTAAACCCCGCGCCGTCGCCCTCCATTGTCCACATACCCAGGTTGAGGTCACATGACTACAAAAGAATCAGATATCTTTAGGAGTCAATGCACACGGTGTTCAAATAAATCACTTAATCTCACACTGTGACCCCAAGAAATGTCAAGTAAGGCAATCATACTAAAACAAAGACCTATGGACTGATCAAGACCATCGCAAAAGTAGTGAGGTGACAAACAAAAATGCAACTCTGCATTTTAACACTgaatgcagaagacaaaaaaaaaacaatcatgatTACATAGTTTTCAAAACCAATATCACTCATAAACAAAACTAGGAGTCAGGAGTCAAACCAAGTTCTTCTGCTCACGGTGAGGAGGAAACGGTGGCAGAGCTcgattccagatggacgagttTATTTCAAGAATAACAGGTTAATCTACACttcctaaagaaaaaaaaaactttatccaGTTTCTACAGTCAGATTCGCGTTGAGATTCGGTATGTCAGCAAAAAGTCCACAAGGAACAGCAACCTCAGTTACACACCTTACATCCTGGACACTGTCAAGAAGCCAAGATGCTTTATTCCTGCTCAGCATCAGAGGCCATATGGCTGAACCGTGCAAGGAGTTGACAGAACGACGACGGGTCCATTGTTATTCGGGTAGCAACAAGGTACAAAGCGGCTCTTCTTCTCGTCTCCTGGGTTCTTCCCTTCTTCTTCCATGCAGAAGAACGCACAAACGCAGTCTGCCGTTCTCTCTACTGCCCACTAGGGGTGAAGGTACAACACAGCACAACCAACTTCTACATCATCAGTGAAAATTGCAACGTTAATTAGTCCTGATTTAATCAAATTCTGACAATAAGCATAGCATATACGTAATAGTGCATATTATTGTAAACCTACTAATGAAATAGAACTGACAAAATCCTCCACTCTCCTGCTGAACTTAGTGCCCTGCCTCACTCACGTGCAACACAAATCACTCCAGTTAAGCCTTGTAACAGAATTCTTTTCTGCAGGGTCtgcataaattataaatatcaTTTCTGATGTTGTAATCTATCGgtttcatattacatttaaagcatttatattaataacTACACTTTGGAGGCTCGACCATAGAGTGGTTTTGAATGCTTTATTGGATGAGATGTGGTTTGGGAGAGGTCAGTAGGGAGGAGGAGTGGTAACTAATAATAAGGTCTTGGAAATAAAGACCTtaacccaaataaaaaaataaaatagaggaGGTGGGGAAGAGAACGAAAAGAGAGACTGAGAGTGAGAATGgccaattaaaaaaactgagGTTTAATCAGTGCACGTCAAAGGGCATTTAATAACATAActtagattttaaaaaatacaaatgcagtTCCCTGGAGTTAGAAATAAATTTTAAACATCAGTTGCAATTATCTAAGGCAACTTTTAGTTAAATCTGGCCGCacaagaataaagaaaacaaggtTTTCTTTTTGCTTCATTTACACTGTACAAAAGTCCAGGATCCTTCACATTTGGCCTTGTAACCAATTTCCAAAATGTTTAATGTCTGTCGCAGACACAGTATATACAAATAGATATACAGTACCACATACATATGGACAAGCACTTCCTGCCCATTCAGAGCCCACTTTTTGGCAAAGTTTGTTGGATAGTTCCCTCCAATCTTTGACAACCAGCTTCTCTGAAAAATGGGTCATCTGTCTGGATATTACATAATGATAACCACTCTATATTAGAATGGTTTAGAAAAATAATGTATAACATAAATAACATCTGGTTTGgtcttaaaatattaataaaggaGTTCTTGACCAGAGGTTATAGGAAAAAATAACGACCTATTTCACTGTTAAGACTGAATTTAAGTATTAACTGAAAAATGGGTTCTTAGAATACAACATGAATTGAtagaaataaatgacaaaaaagaaaaactattatCGGTCAGAGTAGAAAAGGTACTCATGGGGCAATACTTTCATTTACATGTTATAATGTCTAATTGTGAACTGATTGTCCCATTAAGTCATAAGTCAAAATACAATTGCCTGGGACTGTAATATAAGCCAATGAGTTTTTAACTTTCATGTAAGATCttaaattaaaaagataaaaatattaatctttatatttattttacagccaAATTATTACATGACAGCACAACTACTCATACTGACCACATGTGTAATTatgcctatatatatatatatatatatatacacatatacacatatatatgcatgtacaaatttacatgttaacaaataattaaaacccactttattaaaaaagggttttctttttttttttgggtggggtggtggtggtggtctgaATACTGTGTTGGCAAAACAGAACCCTCAGCATGAGTCCAGTAAAGATCCCACCCTGGCAATCCTATATGTACATAAGCATAAAACTAGCAGATCCTCGCccacaatattgcaaaataaTAGATAAAGAAAAAAGCTGGAAGAAATGATGACTGGCAGGAACATCGAGCTGCACAGTGTCCACATGGCACCCATTGGAGGAGTGGTAAAGGGAGGCATAGAAAGGGGCGATCCATCCAGCCACACAAACAGCTCCTCTAGCTGCTGGTTCTTTGAGTttattagtttgtgtgtgtgcttatcaGCATCTCACACGCTTAAAGGTTCTTTGTATTTATGTGCGTCTTGTAATGCTTCGTGAGATGGTCACTCCTCATGAAGCGCTTCTGACAATGTGTGCACTCAAACCGCTTATCTCCTGCCaagaaacacacaaagcaaacaGTAAGAACTCgacaagaaacaaaaacaaaagttaaTGAAGTCAACCAGCTAGTGTGCACTGACCTGTGTGTGTCCTGGCGTGCCGCTGCAACTCATCGCTGCGTGTGAAGCGCTTTCCGCAGAACACCCAGTTGCAGACAAAAGGCCGTTCCCCGGTGTGCAGGCGCACGTGCGCTCGGAGTAAAGACGTCTTACGAAACGTCTTCTCGCAGCCAGGAATGTGACATATGTGCTTCTTCTTTCCCAGCTCCCCTGGCCTGTGTAACACAAACAACAGATGAAGTTCTATAACGTGTAGGCAGGCAATTAGCCAAAATGGGCCTGTGAAGAACCCGAGAACTGAATATGCCATTGGATattgtagataaaaaaaaaaattaaaaatcatccATGCAGAAACAGTGAAATACAGAGGTTTTTATAAATCATTACAATACAGAGAACCGatcataacattaaaaaaataaccagTGAAGTAAACAAGAACAGGATTTCTTGTGGCAATGACATGCCAAGGTTTGAAAACCATGTGATCATTGCCTTATGAATAAAGGTCCCAAGgaatgaaaatttcactttgtgagactaactttctcattaacatttaacattaatacgagttggcctgtctatggtgctgcagtggctagaaatggaggTATGTATTCTACTTCGCTGTTCAGacagcggcagctcagacagttggACCTGGAATTGGTCCCCTTTTGTAGTCTCATGCTTTTtcagcccagagaatttcccacccctacCCTAAAAAGAAATAAGTAGCTCCACCGAACGCCATGGCTTGAAAGCATTCCAATTGCTTGGTGATTAGATGAGTGCAAAAAGTTCAGTCATGAACCAGtggattaattttattttatctggaaaaaacaGCCTTGCTGTGAATGCCCGGTCACTTCTATAGGATGCTCTCCTCttattattagcatttaaagctacagacaccgaaactgcACGTCCTggaaaaatctcattgtgggactggcttaAGTGGCTGTAATCCTGCActacggctgaatttcggaaagaaactctagatacagtattaggggaccaataagactcatataaaagcaaaaaggacTTTTACTATCAATAtacagcaacttttttttttctgtgctcagCAAAAGTGAATATGGAGCTACTTGCCTCTTCTCTGCATCTTTGCAGTTGGGACAGGTGCAGGCCATGCGCCGTTTCTTCTCCCCTGGCTGACTCTGTAGCTCCAGTGCCAGGGTCTGCTCCACCTGTAGCTGCTGACCCTGCGTTGCCCCTACGCTGCCCAGCTGGAGTCCTCCACCTTGCACCGTCTGAACTGTCAAGTGCTGCTGGCCTGGAAAAAGAGTGGCTTACTCTGATTTATTCTTATTCAAAGtgaaaaatatcacatcatgaaaaaaaacaagac contains:
- the abcc10 gene encoding multidrug resistance-associated protein 7 isoform X3, whose translation is MWTMEGDGAGFTPAALIGGLCHTDADDPFPVWQNGTFSPCFNQLLLGSLPHAAIAVFSACFLATPRCSLRQSSVARGWIFRAAAALLLLLLFIGDLVAVALLWDPDVYLDILADGCAIIAWLLHFCTLVVLRRSVYKWTRGPLLLVTLVILLIPNTALIVAAKVRDRTYIDLSQVLKVSRLALAVTRAVLLLMYLLAYVFPCHGDHDESMPVNTTDRCRLLPVETDVGEMVAGEGSSWLSSLLYLWLNPLLLRGQRGELERPDDVYQLPYRLRTGAVYRRFLQCWEDYHQRAAEGDGHEARREPGDRALQKGSWTDPDFVRPYVEDSQNVSLLRVLHKAFGLHYYLLGLLKLAASMLSFAGPLLLSSLVGFMEAKEAPVSRGVWCAVGLFASTFFSAFFRNVFVFQVSKVSLEARAAVVSTIYSKALQVSGAALANFNLGEVVNFMSTDTDRLVNFFNSFHEVWSLPFQFALALYLLYLQVGVAFLGGLGVAILLVPLNKVLASQILENNKHMLTHKDSRVKLMTEMLFGIRVLKFYNWEEHFAQKISKCREQELAHLKTIKYLDAVCVYTWAALPVVISILTFITYVLLGHQLTAAKVFTTLALVGMLILPLNSFPWVLNGTLEAKVSLDRIQHFLRLQNQDMNSYYQQETPEDPCSVIQMCQAEFSWQAPNSSSHHPEELTSSGSPSGSLSLHSLNLTITKGSLVAIVGKVGCGKSSLLAAISGELERTGGSLYVQGRAGGFGLAAQEPWLQHGTVRDNILFGREFDQNFYQSVIEACALSDDLNIFPAGDRTEVGENGVTLSGGQRNRLALARAVYMDKDVYLLDDPLASVDANVAQHLMDKCIMGILRPKTRILCTHRIEFLDKADVVVLMDNGTITTTGTPSEVLPLVSAAPKNLKNDSNIKDKHREEEEEEEVLSDMAVDQEPVILGEERKQSGGLAWTIYRSYWHAVGGTLAFSVLFSLFLMQASKNVSDWWLSHWISHLKSNTTADVDHVTVHCNPLHLLFSSATLMVPLTSRDTSPFNLSSDLKFYMTVYGSIAAANTVFTAARSFLFAYGAICAATIIHKKLLNQILKATVTFFDITPLGRILNRFSSDMYSIDDSLPFILNILLANIFSLLGMLVVMAYGLPWVLLPLLPLGALYFRTQHFYRHTSRELKRLCSLTLSPIYSHFSETLSGLGTIRASSSTERFQEENETRLEQNQRCVFVSNAAMQWLDIRLQMIGVTVVTGISVIAVIQHQVHSVDPGLVGLSLSYALSITNLLSGLIFSFAQMEMQMVSVERTEEYSVNIPTEPQGAALELPLSWPQLGRVQFVGVQLAYRPGLPNALDGVNLEVLPGERVGIVGRTGSGKSTLFLALFRMVDLNQGQILLDGQDISQVALSQLR
- the abcc10 gene encoding multidrug resistance-associated protein 7 isoform X4; this encodes MWRTVRMCPKCHWRHVQLWCPPFIARPCSFHEVWSLPFQFALALYLLYLQVGVAFLGGLGVAILLVPLNKVLASQILENNKHMLTHKDSRVKLMTEMLFGIRVLKFYNWEEHFAQKISKCREQELAHLKTIKYLDAVCVYTWAALPVVISILTFITYVLLGHQLTAAKVFTTLALVGMLILPLNSFPWVLNGTLEAKVSLDRIQHFLRLQNQDMNSYYQQETPEDPCSVIQMCQAEFSWQAPNSSSHHPEELTSSGSPSGSLSLHSLNLTITKGSLVAIVGKVGCGKSSLLAAISGELERTGGSLYVQGRAGGFGLAAQEPWLQHGTVRDNILFGREFDQNFYQSVIEACALSDDLNIFPAGDRTEVGENGVTLSGGQRNRLALARAVYMDKDVYLLDDPLASVDANVAQHLMDKCIMGILRPKTRILCTHRIEFLDKADVVVLMDNGTITTTGTPSEVLPLVSAAPKNLKNDSNIKDKHREEEEEEEVLSDMAVDQEPVILGEERKQSGGLAWTIYRSYWHAVGGTLAFSVLFSLFLMQASKNVSDWWLSHWISHLKSNTTADVDHVTVHCNPLHLLFSSATLMVPLTSRDTSPFNLSSDLKFYMTVYGSIAAANTVFTAARSFLFAYGAICAATIIHKKLLNQILKATVTFFDITPLGRILNRFSSDMYSIDDSLPFILNILLANIFSLLGMLVVMAYGLPWVLLPLLPLGALYFRTQHFYRHTSRELKRLCSLTLSPIYSHFSETLSGLGTIRASSSTERFQEENETRLEQNQRCVFVSNAAMQWLDIRLQMIGVTVVTGISVIAVIQHQVHSVDPGLVGLSLSYALSITNLLSGLIFSFAQMEMQMVSVERTEEYSVNIPTEPQGAALELPLSWPQLGRVQFVGVQLAYRPGLPNALDGVNLEVLPGERVGIVGRTGSGKSTLFLALFRMVDLNQGQILLDGQDISQVALSQLRKKMAIIPQDPFLFSGTIRDNLDPCGCHSDRRLLDVLDECHIAAVIRRIGGLDAEVGEKGKSLSVGQRQLLCLARALLTEANIVCIDEATSSIDQKTGSLLQQTIRENFREKTILTIAHRINTIMDSDRVLVMHAGKVAEFDTPSALLQGKYSFFQKILSGRVS